From one Colletotrichum destructivum chromosome 3, complete sequence genomic stretch:
- a CDS encoding Putative Zinc finger C2H2-type: protein MDEQSFQYHSHSAHKIKAYAGVEQQRPVGSDFDLVLNPLYLEWFHPTLYSDSLASNYQALFYPATSSGPMSHYRPDHLVDANRSQMFTPSPAENMMAPTVQTTPSWEIWNTSEAESSSPADEKCEEDEVWEPKDLRRMGYLDAGGNWRCRFEGCRSPRVFVRACDLRKHFRGHEKYFFCAETPCAGAGVGFATRKDYERHMGSHRPTIECPHPDCGRIFSRKDNMRDHFKKIHLRLSNNLFPKPCRRPRRGQAAKVADSKG, encoded by the exons ATGGATGAACAGAGTTTCCAGTACCACAGTCACTCAGCTCACAAGATAAAAGCATACGCAGGggtcgagcagcagcggcccGTAGGAAGTGACTTTGATCTCGTTCTTAATCCTCTTTACCTTGAATGGTTTCATCCCACATTGTATTCAGATTCCCTAGCCTCCAATTATCAGGCTTTGTTCTATCCGGCCACGTCTTCCGGCCCCATGTCACACTATAGACCCGACCACCTGGTTGATGCCAACAGATCGCAAATGTTCACACCATCCCCAGCAGAGAACATGATGGCACCAACGGTGCAGACGACGCCCAGTTGGGAGATTTGGAACACCAGCGAAGCAGAGTCGTCGAGCCCGGCTGACGAGAAGTgcgaagaggacgaggtctGGGAGCCTAAGGACCTGCGGCGGATGGGGTACCTCGACGCAGGCGGCAACTGGCGCTGTCGGTTCGAGGGCTGCCGCTCGCCGCGGGTCTTCGTGCGCGCTTGCGACCTGAGAAAGCACTTCCGCGGCCACGAAAAGTACTTCTTCTGCGCCGAGACGCCGTGCGCGGGCGCCGGTGTGGGCTTCGCGACCCGCAAGGACTACGAGCGTCACATGGGCTCCCACCGGCCGACCATTGAGTGCCCTCATCCGGACTGCGGGCGGATCTTCAGTCGGAAAGACAACATG AGAGATCATTTCAAAAAGATTCACCTGCGGCTCAGTAACAACTTGTTTCCCAAGCCGTGCCGTAGGCCACGCCGTG
- a CDS encoding Putative GNAT domain, acyl-CoA N-acyltransferase produces the protein MASTQNLPVPILALQKSIVRPYHPADAPSISKAANSKAVSAFLRDSFPRPYTLADAESWISLNQTPPIRNWAIACPATGAVMGSIGLVPGRDVYSRGYELGYWLGEEFWGRGVMAELVPAFARWVLDGMGGAGENGEEEKEEVERLWAGVFSENAASRRLLEKSGFVFEGRLRRAVVRDGVVMDELVYSLIRADLST, from the coding sequence ATGGCCTCCACACAAAACCTACCCGTCCCCATCCTCGCTCTCCAAAAGAGCATCGTAAGGCCCTACCACCCCGCCGACGCCCCGTCCatctccaaggccgccaacTCCAAAGCCGTGTCCGCCTTCCTGCGCGACTCGTTCCCGCGCCCCtacaccctcgccgacgccgagtccTGGATCTCGCTGAACCAGACCCCGCCGATCCGCAACTGGGCCATCGCGTGCCCggccaccggcgccgtcatgggcagcatcggcctcgtccccggCAGGGACGTCTACTCGAGGGGCTACGAGCTGGGGTACTGGCTCGGGGAGGAGTTTTGGGGCCGGGGCGTCATGGCGGAGCTGGTGCCGGCGTTCGCGAGGTGGGTCTTGGAcggcatgggcggcgcgggggagaacggggaggaggagaaggaggaggtcgagaggCTCTGGGCCGGCGTGTTTTCGGAGAACGCTGCGAGCCGGAGGCTgttggagaagagcgggTTCGTGTTCGAGGGCCGGCTGAGGAGGGCGGTCGTCAGGGACGGCGTGGTCATGGACGAGCTGGTCTACTCGCTCATCAGGGCCGATCTGTCGACGTGA